One window from the genome of Natronomonas pharaonis DSM 2160 encodes:
- a CDS encoding DUF5795 family protein, producing MSENRVVEGRMVTPQKLAELIEDDSVMDTEGIEDADRQCPECGGDVLSVGYMPGITEFVTGYKCQDCGWSETDR from the coding sequence ATGTCCGAAAACCGCGTCGTTGAAGGACGGATGGTCACCCCACAGAAGCTTGCCGAACTCATCGAAGACGACAGCGTCATGGACACAGAGGGCATCGAAGACGCCGACCGACAGTGTCCGGAGTGTGGCGGTGACGTGCTCTCGGTCGGCTACATGCCCGGCATAACGGAGTTCGTCACCGGATACAAGTGCCAGGACTGTGGCTGGAGTGAGACGGACCGCTAG